Proteins from a single region of candidate division KSB1 bacterium:
- a CDS encoding MFS transporter produces the protein MAQRRGVAVSVAVAALGYFVDLYDIVIFGVVRVASLTDIGLTGDALTSKGILLLNLQMIGMLIGGVGWGILGDKIGRRVALIATITMYSLANIANGLVNDLASYAILRFIAGVGLAGELGTGITLVAEILPKQYRGYGTTIISFLGLVGALTASYIGGSFDWRTAYFTGGGMGLVVLVGRLISLRESEMFQAQKQTAHRRGDVMLILRSNKILLKYLAVTAIGVPIWYVSGIIVTFSPEFGQALNLARAITAAETLRWQAIGLAIGSGLSGIMSEVIKNRKKVIWGCFILMAILLAALLMTPQTDPAFFMILIFVIGLGQGYWTVFITMAAEQFGTNIRATVTTSVPNFVRAMVVPMTIVLNSIRHPLGLINSTMLIGGVVFALACLSLYAMKETYGRDIDFVEGE, from the coding sequence ATGGCGCAAAGACGAGGGGTGGCAGTTTCGGTCGCGGTGGCGGCTCTTGGTTACTTCGTTGATTTGTATGATATCGTCATCTTCGGTGTCGTGCGCGTTGCCAGCCTCACCGACATCGGCCTCACTGGCGATGCGCTGACCTCCAAAGGCATTCTGCTGCTCAATCTGCAAATGATTGGTATGCTCATTGGCGGCGTCGGCTGGGGCATCCTCGGGGACAAAATCGGCCGGCGTGTCGCGCTGATCGCGACGATTACGATGTACTCGCTGGCCAACATCGCCAACGGGCTGGTCAATGACCTGGCGAGTTACGCAATTTTGCGTTTTATTGCCGGCGTCGGCCTTGCCGGCGAATTGGGAACGGGCATCACGCTGGTCGCAGAAATTTTGCCCAAACAATATCGCGGCTACGGCACGACGATCATTTCTTTTTTGGGTCTGGTCGGCGCACTGACGGCTTCGTACATCGGTGGATCATTCGACTGGCGCACGGCTTATTTCACTGGCGGTGGCATGGGGCTGGTGGTGTTGGTGGGGCGCCTCATCAGCTTGCGCGAATCGGAAATGTTTCAAGCGCAAAAGCAAACAGCGCACAGGCGCGGCGATGTCATGCTGATCTTGCGCTCGAACAAAATATTGCTCAAATATTTGGCTGTCACGGCGATTGGCGTACCGATTTGGTATGTTTCCGGCATCATCGTCACGTTTTCGCCGGAGTTTGGTCAGGCGCTCAATTTGGCGCGCGCGATTACAGCGGCGGAGACATTGCGTTGGCAGGCAATTGGTCTGGCCATCGGCAGCGGCTTAAGTGGCATCATGAGTGAGGTGATCAAAAATCGGAAAAAAGTAATCTGGGGTTGTTTTATTCTGATGGCGATTCTCCTCGCGGCGTTGCTCATGACGCCTCAAACCGATCCCGCTTTTTTTATGATCCTCATTTTTGTGATCGGCCTCGGCCAAGGCTATTGGACGGTTTTTATTACGATGGCGGCTGAACAATTTGGGACGAACATCCGCGCGACGGTGACGACTTCGGTGCCAAATTTCGTGCGCGCCATGGTCGTGCCGATGACGATCGTTTTGAATAGCATCCGCCATCCGCTCGGATTGATCAACAGCACAATGCTCATCGGCGGGGTTGTCTTTGCTTTGGCGTGCTTGTCACTTTATGCGATGAAAGAAACGTACGGACGGGATATTGATTTTGTCGAGGGGGAGTAA
- the glgA gene encoding glycogen synthase GlgA, whose product MRIAFATSECVPFAKTGGLADVSGALPSALAAEGCEVKVFMPLYGSINTIHHGLSFARELYDIPVQIGSETVYYHVWYKKNEAGVEHYFIDCPRYYHRASLYTNAADEDKRFILLQNAVFQILQRYHWPPDILHGNDWQTALLPVYLREKYGWDSLFWHTASVLSIHNLAYQGAFSKESIYHAGLYYDKYYPMGPYEFHQAFSFLKAGLLYADAITTVSETYAREIQTPEYGERLDGVLAMRRDDFYGILNGIDPSDWSPRVDRFIPQRYDFDTFTDKIKNKKALLDYVKLPFHENVPAIGMISRLAVQKGLEIISQAFPELMQMPLQLVFLGSGEQKYEDFLRWAASTYPEKVSVYLGFNNELAHWITAGCDMYLMPSRYEPCGLNQMYSLNYGTVPIVRKTGGLADTVKDYHEFNQQGNGFSFWDFTPYALYTTIQRALTIFYQKDEWMKVVARGMAEDFSWQKSARKYMEVYKKAKSKRG is encoded by the coding sequence ATGCGAATCGCGTTTGCAACAAGTGAATGTGTGCCCTTTGCGAAAACCGGCGGCCTGGCGGACGTGAGCGGCGCGTTGCCCTCGGCCTTGGCGGCGGAAGGATGCGAGGTCAAAGTTTTCATGCCGCTGTACGGCTCGATCAACACCATCCATCACGGTCTGTCTTTTGCGCGTGAATTGTATGACATTCCCGTGCAAATCGGCAGCGAGACGGTTTATTACCACGTTTGGTACAAGAAAAACGAGGCCGGCGTCGAGCATTATTTCATCGATTGTCCGCGTTATTATCACCGCGCCTCGCTTTACACCAACGCTGCGGATGAAGACAAGCGCTTCATTCTTTTGCAAAACGCCGTGTTCCAAATTCTGCAGCGTTATCATTGGCCGCCGGATATTTTGCATGGCAACGATTGGCAAACCGCGCTGCTGCCGGTTTATCTGCGGGAAAAATACGGTTGGGACAGCCTGTTCTGGCATACTGCTTCGGTGCTGTCGATTCACAATCTCGCCTATCAAGGCGCGTTTTCGAAAGAATCGATTTATCACGCCGGTTTGTATTATGACAAGTATTATCCGATGGGGCCATACGAGTTTCACCAAGCGTTTTCGTTTTTGAAGGCGGGCTTGTTGTATGCGGATGCGATCACAACAGTGAGCGAAACCTACGCGCGTGAGATTCAAACCCCGGAGTATGGCGAGCGCCTCGATGGCGTTTTGGCAATGCGGCGCGATGATTTTTACGGCATTTTGAACGGCATTGATCCAAGTGACTGGAGTCCGCGCGTTGACAGATTCATTCCGCAGCGCTACGATTTTGACACGTTCACCGATAAAATAAAAAATAAAAAGGCCCTGCTGGATTACGTCAAATTGCCATTTCATGAAAACGTGCCGGCCATCGGCATGATCTCGCGCCTGGCGGTGCAAAAGGGGTTGGAGATTATTTCCCAGGCGTTCCCGGAGCTGATGCAAATGCCGTTGCAGCTTGTCTTTCTGGGAAGCGGCGAGCAAAAATATGAGGATTTTCTGCGTTGGGCGGCAAGCACATATCCGGAAAAAGTTTCGGTTTATCTCGGCTTCAACAATGAGCTGGCACATTGGATCACCGCCGGCTGTGACATGTACCTGATGCCATCGCGTTACGAGCCGTGCGGGTTGAATCAAATGTACAGCTTGAATTACGGTACCGTGCCCATCGTTCGCAAAACCGGCGGCTTGGCAGACACCGTCAAAGACTATCATGAGTTCAACCAGCAGGGCAACGGTTTTTCGTTTTGGGATTTTACGCCGTACGCGTTATACACCACCATCCAGCGGGCCTTGACGATTTTCTATCAGAAAGATGAGTGGATGAAAGTCGTCGCGCGCGGGATGGCGGAGGATTTTTCCTGGCAGAAATCGGCGAGGAAGTATATGGAAGTTTACAAAAAGGCGAAGAGCAAGAGGGGATAA
- a CDS encoding acyl-CoA thioesterase — protein sequence MRQFTRRFRVRHYELDSFHHLNHAIYANYMQEAAIEASTDAGYSPAWYRDHGAGWVIRHLSIRYYLQAAYGDELEVTTWVSDMKRVTSNREYKITRRRDGAPVARARANWVYLDLKTGQPLRIPKEFEKAFDPTGELEDLEIRMRNPQKTEKAYRYRHHRRVQTYEVDTAQHVNNAVYLHWITQAHFEAIRAAGHPIESLRHDWLVVQGGHELEYFEPALDNDQIEIVSWICEMGKVRGAWIHEIYNAATGKLLARDYSLGIFVDLNGKLIIPPQEIVTGVIHGPV from the coding sequence ATGCGCCAATTTACGCGCCGTTTCCGCGTGCGCCACTACGAGCTGGATTCATTTCATCACCTCAACCACGCGATTTACGCCAACTACATGCAGGAGGCTGCGATCGAGGCCTCCACCGATGCCGGTTACAGTCCGGCGTGGTATCGCGACCACGGCGCGGGCTGGGTGATCCGCCACCTGTCGATTCGCTACTACTTGCAAGCCGCTTACGGCGACGAGTTGGAGGTGACGACGTGGGTTTCCGACATGAAGCGCGTGACTTCCAATCGCGAATATAAAATCACCCGCCGCCGCGACGGCGCTCCAGTGGCGCGTGCCCGCGCCAATTGGGTTTATCTCGACTTGAAAACCGGCCAACCGCTTCGCATTCCGAAAGAATTCGAAAAGGCTTTTGATCCCACCGGTGAATTGGAAGATCTGGAAATTCGGATGCGCAACCCGCAGAAAACCGAGAAGGCGTATCGCTATCGCCATCACCGCCGGGTGCAAACCTATGAAGTGGATACGGCGCAGCACGTGAACAACGCCGTCTATTTGCATTGGATTACCCAAGCCCATTTTGAGGCAATTCGCGCGGCCGGCCATCCGATTGAAAGCCTGCGCCACGATTGGCTCGTCGTGCAAGGCGGCCACGAGCTGGAATATTTCGAGCCGGCCCTGGATAACGATCAAATCGAGATCGTGAGCTGGATTTGCGAGATGGGCAAAGTGCGCGGCGCGTGGATTCACGAAATTTATAACGCTGCCACCGGCAAATTGCTCGCACGTGATTACTCGCTCGGCATCTTTGTCGATTTGAACGGCAAACTCATCATTCCGCCGCAGGAAATTGTGACGGGGGTCATTCACGGACCCGTGTAA
- a CDS encoding EutN/CcmL family microcompartment protein, producing MLICRVVGDVVSTIKNQHLQGHKLLLVQPVDLDGQTPQGETMIALDRVDAGPQDLVLVNREGGAARILLNNPKIPVQAVIVGVIDNIDVAK from the coding sequence ATGCTCATCTGCCGTGTGGTCGGAGACGTGGTCTCCACCATCAAAAACCAACATCTCCAAGGCCACAAGCTTCTGCTCGTGCAGCCGGTCGATCTCGACGGCCAGACCCCGCAAGGCGAGACGATGATCGCCCTGGATAGAGTCGATGCCGGGCCGCAGGATTTGGTGCTGGTTAATCGCGAAGGCGGCGCCGCGCGCATTCTGCTGAATAATCCGAAAATTCCCGTGCAGGCCGTCATCGTCGGCGTGATTGATAACATCGATGTTGCCAAATGA
- the deoC gene encoding deoxyribose-phosphate aldolase → MAQTIDHTLLKAEATQVQVEKLCEEAAAYSFASVCVNPTWVPLCYKLLRGTSVMVCTVVGFPLGATTTETKAFEARQAVACGASEIDMVINIGRLKSGDYDTVEHDIYHVVRASAPAHVKVIIETCYLTDDEKIKACVLAQEAGAHFVKTSTGFGSGGAKIEDIALMRRVVGESMGVKASGGIREYETAAQMIEAGASRIGASASVAIVEKKQAA, encoded by the coding sequence ATGGCTCAAACCATCGATCATACCTTGTTAAAAGCCGAAGCCACGCAGGTGCAGGTTGAAAAGCTTTGTGAGGAAGCCGCGGCCTACAGCTTTGCCAGCGTTTGTGTGAATCCGACGTGGGTGCCACTTTGTTACAAACTTCTGCGCGGGACAAGCGTGATGGTTTGCACCGTGGTCGGGTTTCCGCTGGGTGCGACGACGACGGAAACGAAAGCATTTGAAGCGCGCCAGGCCGTGGCATGCGGCGCCTCCGAAATCGACATGGTCATCAATATTGGCCGCCTCAAATCCGGCGATTACGACACGGTCGAACACGATATTTATCACGTGGTGCGGGCCTCGGCGCCGGCGCATGTGAAAGTGATCATTGAAACGTGTTATTTAACCGATGATGAGAAAATCAAAGCCTGTGTGCTCGCGCAAGAAGCCGGCGCGCATTTTGTGAAAACCTCGACCGGCTTCGGCTCCGGCGGTGCGAAAATCGAAGACATCGCGCTCATGCGCCGCGTAGTCGGCGAATCCATGGGCGTCAAAGCCTCCGGCGGCATCCGCGAGTACGAAACTGCCGCGCAGATGATCGAAGCTGGTGCCTCGCGCATCGGCGCTTCGGCCAGTGTCGCGATTGTGGAGAAAAAGCAGGCGGCGTGA
- a CDS encoding penicillin-binding transpeptidase domain-containing protein, whose protein sequence is MVLTLILFLFFLPCCNQPSENFSRLLAFRKKCVEILGTRSGAILVMNPNNGLLLAVVNEKLGVKNSTRPGSTFKIITALTLLKNGLINPTDKFICNGQIEIRGKVYRCWLREGHGKQNLMQALANSCNVYFYQAGARLSPEKLTASARQFHLGECTDVNFSNEDGGKIPQWVSEEEQINFLVGQARSLAATPLQILALISVVANGGFYYRPFYPTSPKEFEMFRPDLKGTIHFGDELGIVKEGLRQSAAYGTSAAVKLPQIRVAGKTGTSSGYFGAKTDAWFAGFAPFEKPEIVVVVFLENGRGAMDAAPIAREVLASYFVVFKTR, encoded by the coding sequence ATGGTTTTGACTCTCATCCTCTTTCTGTTTTTCCTGCCTTGTTGCAATCAGCCATCCGAAAATTTTTCTCGTTTACTGGCTTTCCGAAAAAAATGTGTTGAAATTTTGGGCACACGCTCCGGAGCGATTCTCGTGATGAACCCGAACAATGGCCTGCTGTTGGCTGTGGTGAATGAAAAACTCGGCGTGAAAAACTCGACGCGTCCCGGCTCAACGTTTAAAATCATCACAGCGCTGACGCTGCTGAAAAACGGGCTCATCAACCCCACCGATAAATTCATCTGCAACGGCCAAATCGAGATTCGCGGGAAGGTCTACCGTTGTTGGCTGCGTGAGGGGCATGGGAAGCAAAATCTGATGCAAGCGCTGGCCAATTCTTGCAATGTTTATTTTTATCAGGCCGGCGCAAGGCTGTCTCCCGAAAAACTTACTGCAAGTGCACGGCAATTTCATTTGGGTGAATGCACGGATGTCAATTTCTCCAACGAAGATGGCGGAAAGATTCCGCAGTGGGTTTCGGAGGAAGAACAAATCAATTTTCTCGTCGGACAAGCGCGCTCACTGGCGGCGACGCCATTGCAAATACTGGCGTTGATTTCTGTGGTAGCGAATGGCGGATTTTATTATCGGCCTTTTTATCCGACCTCTCCGAAAGAATTCGAAATGTTTCGCCCAGATTTGAAGGGAACGATTCATTTCGGCGATGAGCTAGGCATTGTTAAAGAAGGCTTGCGTCAAAGTGCAGCGTATGGAACCAGCGCGGCGGTGAAATTGCCGCAAATTAGGGTCGCGGGAAAAACCGGCACGTCTTCGGGCTATTTCGGTGCGAAAACCGACGCCTGGTTTGCCGGCTTCGCGCCGTTTGAAAAGCCGGAGATCGTCGTCGTCGTTTTTTTAGAAAATGGCCGGGGTGCAATGGATGCAGCGCCCATTGCCAGAGAAGTCTTGGCAAGTTATTTCGTCGTTTTTAAAACGCGTTAA
- a CDS encoding response regulator transcription factor, producing MPKRILLVDDEQDIIDLLKYNLEAEGYEIISATDGLQALELAQSAPDLIILDVMLPGKDGWEVIRQLRQTEGTKHIPVIFLTAKGGEVDEVVGLELGADDYMIKPISIRKLIARIKAVLRKTAMTPSHADATLRFGKVEINPLNYTVKVAGKSVAFTKKEFEVLLYLAKRPGRVITRDILLNEIWGDDVVVIDRTIDVHIRKIREKLGNDNMHLIETIKGVGYRLKAEE from the coding sequence ATGCCCAAACGCATTCTGTTGGTTGATGACGAGCAGGACATCATTGATTTGCTGAAATACAATCTCGAAGCGGAGGGTTACGAGATCATTTCGGCAACCGATGGCTTGCAGGCGCTGGAACTGGCGCAAAGCGCTCCTGATCTGATCATTCTCGACGTCATGCTTCCCGGCAAAGACGGATGGGAGGTGATTCGACAGCTTCGCCAAACCGAAGGCACGAAGCACATTCCGGTGATTTTTCTGACCGCGAAGGGCGGGGAGGTGGATGAGGTGGTTGGGCTGGAGCTTGGCGCGGATGACTACATGATCAAGCCGATCAGCATTCGCAAGCTTATTGCGCGCATCAAAGCCGTTCTGCGCAAAACCGCGATGACTCCGTCCCACGCCGACGCGACGCTTCGGTTCGGCAAGGTCGAGATCAATCCGCTCAATTACACCGTCAAGGTCGCCGGAAAATCGGTGGCTTTCACCAAAAAAGAATTCGAAGTGTTGCTTTACCTCGCCAAGCGCCCGGGCCGGGTGATCACGCGCGATATTTTGCTCAATGAAATTTGGGGCGACGACGTGGTGGTCATCGACCGGACCATCGACGTGCACATCCGCAAGATTCGCGAAAAGCTGGGTAACGACAACATGCACCTGATCGAAACCATAAAGGGCGTGGGTTATCGCCTCAAAGCGGAAGAGTAA
- a CDS encoding ATP-binding protein, translating to MKLSLRQRLIITHLFLLVVVTVAAGLIITYQVQQYYKSRLFAQLRTQLDGMEYFLGTTSFSFDHDRLNYEQLAGFARASQMRLTLIDSAGIVLFESNVSPDSLRFIENHLHRPEVQMALQEGIGHDERLSATVKQRLFYVAKRIQLPFKNTGFLARMQVICLAIPLAEVERTLKEMRWSIFAGGGLALLIIGFVSFMVSSRLTMPIRELAKVAESVKRGDTEAHFKHHADDELGELADLLNEMLAKLRQDWQKIQKLETMRSQFLGNVSHELRTPIFAVQGYLETLLEDNVENPQVRKDFIEKAHRQAARLNNLLADLIDISRIESGEMKMSFRYFDLHDWLKKQVAEMQAVAHEYNVALALVNSESRRPLSVLGDRERLAQVMTNLITNAIKYNVPGGKVDVGYRESADHVEIFAADTGRGIPAEHLPRIFERFYRVDKERSRAVGGTGLGLAIVKHIVEAHDSAVKVQSELGKGSIFSFVLKKK from the coding sequence ATGAAACTTTCGCTCCGTCAAAGGCTGATCATCACCCATCTTTTTCTGCTCGTCGTGGTGACTGTCGCCGCCGGCCTCATTATTACCTACCAGGTGCAGCAGTATTACAAGTCCCGTCTCTTCGCGCAATTGAGAACCCAGCTTGACGGCATGGAATACTTTTTGGGAACCACGAGTTTCAGCTTTGACCATGATCGCCTGAATTATGAACAATTGGCCGGCTTCGCACGCGCCAGCCAGATGCGGCTGACTTTGATTGACTCGGCGGGCATCGTTTTGTTCGAATCCAATGTTTCGCCGGATTCTCTCCGTTTTATTGAAAATCATCTGCACCGGCCGGAGGTGCAAATGGCGCTTCAAGAGGGCATTGGCCACGACGAACGTTTGAGCGCGACGGTGAAGCAGCGCTTGTTTTATGTGGCTAAAAGAATACAATTGCCCTTCAAAAATACCGGCTTCCTGGCACGCATGCAGGTGATTTGTCTCGCCATTCCACTCGCCGAGGTGGAGCGCACGCTGAAAGAAATGCGTTGGAGCATTTTCGCCGGCGGCGGCCTGGCGCTGCTCATCATCGGTTTCGTCAGCTTCATGGTCTCGAGCCGGTTGACGATGCCGATTCGCGAGCTGGCAAAAGTCGCTGAATCAGTCAAACGCGGCGATACTGAGGCGCATTTCAAACATCATGCGGACGACGAGCTGGGCGAGTTGGCGGATTTGCTGAACGAAATGCTGGCCAAATTGCGCCAAGATTGGCAAAAAATCCAAAAGCTGGAAACGATGCGCAGCCAGTTTCTCGGCAACGTTTCGCACGAATTGCGCACGCCGATTTTTGCGGTGCAGGGATACCTCGAAACTTTGCTGGAAGACAACGTCGAGAACCCTCAGGTGCGAAAAGACTTCATCGAAAAAGCCCACCGCCAGGCCGCGCGCCTCAACAATTTGCTCGCCGATCTCATCGATATTTCGCGCATCGAATCCGGTGAAATGAAAATGAGCTTTCGCTATTTCGATCTGCATGACTGGTTAAAGAAGCAAGTGGCGGAGATGCAAGCTGTTGCCCATGAATACAACGTCGCGCTGGCGCTGGTCAATTCGGAATCTCGCCGGCCGCTTTCCGTTCTCGGCGATCGCGAGCGGTTGGCGCAAGTCATGACCAATCTTATTACTAACGCGATCAAGTATAACGTGCCGGGCGGCAAAGTCGACGTCGGCTATCGCGAATCTGCCGATCATGTCGAAATTTTTGCTGCGGATACCGGCCGCGGCATTCCGGCGGAACACCTTCCCAGAATTTTCGAGCGTTTTTATCGCGTCGACAAAGAACGCTCGCGCGCCGTCGGCGGCACCGGCCTGGGCCTCGCCATCGTCAAGCACATCGTCGAAGCGCACGACAGCGCAGTCAAAGTGCAGAGCGAGTTGGGCAAAGGGTCGATATTTAGTTTTGTGTTGAAGAAGAAGTAA
- a CDS encoding MTH895/ArsE family thioredoxin-like protein — protein sequence MKIQIFGPGCMNCQTLEQRTRRAAAELGIVAEFEKVTDYLQIAESGILRTPGLAIDGQIVSQGRVNTVAEIKTMLQQFSAAAR from the coding sequence ATGAAAATCCAAATTTTTGGCCCAGGCTGCATGAATTGCCAAACCCTCGAACAGCGCACGCGGCGCGCCGCCGCGGAGCTGGGTATTGTGGCAGAATTTGAGAAAGTAACCGACTATTTGCAGATTGCCGAATCCGGCATTTTGCGCACGCCGGGCCTGGCGATTGACGGTCAGATCGTCAGTCAAGGCCGCGTCAATACGGTGGCAGAAATCAAAACCATGCTGCAACAATTTTCAGCCGCTGCGAGGTGA
- a CDS encoding permease, which yields MAAFLAFYFLPITSTDATRALAGGLALLQEYARRHVLTCLVPAFFIAGGIAVYVKKDSILQLLGPMAKKYIAYPVAAVSGGLLAVCSCTILPLFAGIYKRGAGIGPAAAFLFSGPAVNVTAIILTSSVLGFDFAMGRLLFAMTIAILAGIVMMLLFREHDQKNSKGFATGGVEEASYSAAAVIAFFVLQLVILVVFGLGIAQGLKYAIAGIALLGLLALAFLKFSAEDNRRWIAETWDLSKKIMPYLFVGIFLAGAIGEILPQRWVTATVGGNSLTANAIASVSGALMYFATLTEVPIIQKLMQLGMGRGPAMTLFLTGNALSIPSMMVLFKLMGAKQAMTYILTVVVLSIVAGLLWGSFSL from the coding sequence ATGGCCGCGTTTCTGGCCTTTTATTTCTTGCCCATCACTTCGACTGACGCCACCCGCGCGTTGGCCGGCGGGTTGGCGTTGCTGCAAGAGTATGCGCGCCGGCACGTGCTCACCTGTTTGGTGCCGGCCTTTTTTATCGCCGGCGGCATCGCGGTTTATGTGAAGAAAGACTCGATTCTGCAATTGCTCGGGCCGATGGCGAAAAAATACATCGCCTATCCCGTCGCGGCAGTTTCCGGTGGGTTGTTGGCAGTTTGCTCATGCACGATTTTGCCGTTGTTCGCCGGCATCTACAAGCGCGGCGCCGGCATCGGTCCGGCCGCAGCGTTTCTGTTCTCCGGGCCGGCGGTCAATGTCACGGCCATCATTCTCACTTCCTCGGTGCTCGGCTTCGACTTTGCGATGGGGCGTTTGCTCTTCGCGATGACGATTGCCATTCTCGCCGGCATCGTCATGATGCTGCTCTTCCGCGAGCACGACCAAAAAAACAGCAAGGGCTTCGCAACGGGCGGCGTTGAGGAAGCATCTTATTCCGCCGCCGCAGTCATCGCGTTCTTTGTGCTGCAACTGGTCATTCTGGTCGTCTTCGGCCTCGGCATCGCGCAAGGATTGAAGTATGCGATTGCCGGCATTGCGCTGCTGGGCTTGTTGGCGCTGGCCTTTCTCAAGTTTTCAGCCGAAGACAATCGCCGCTGGATTGCCGAGACGTGGGATCTTTCCAAGAAAATCATGCCATATCTGTTCGTCGGCATCTTTCTCGCCGGCGCCATCGGCGAGATTCTGCCGCAACGCTGGGTGACGGCGACGGTCGGCGGCAACTCGCTCACCGCGAACGCCATCGCCTCGGTCTCCGGCGCGCTGATGTATTTCGCCACGCTCACGGAAGTTCCCATCATCCAAAAGCTCATGCAGCTCGGTATGGGCCGCGGCCCGGCGATGACGCTGTTTCTCACCGGCAACGCATTGAGCATTCCGAGCATGATGGTGCTGTTCAAACTGATGGGCGCAAAGCAGGCGATGACTTACATTCTCACGGTTGTCGTGCTGTCCATCGTCGCCGGACTGCTGTGGGGAAGTTTTTCTTTATAA
- a CDS encoding metalloregulator ArsR/SmtB family transcription factor — protein sequence MSKTAYDFKAAVLKALAHPNRLRILEALRCDRKVCNCEIGPKLGLEQSNLSRHLLALSEAGLVVARKDGVRMMYRVTDPRVFKVLDLVGEMIKKQFVERAELLEIL from the coding sequence ATGTCCAAAACCGCTTATGATTTCAAAGCCGCCGTCCTCAAAGCGCTGGCGCATCCCAATCGCCTGCGCATTCTCGAAGCGCTGCGTTGTGATCGCAAAGTTTGCAACTGCGAGATCGGCCCCAAACTCGGGTTGGAACAGTCGAACCTCTCGCGGCATCTGCTGGCGCTCTCGGAAGCCGGATTGGTGGTGGCGCGCAAAGACGGCGTGCGCATGATGTATCGAGTCACCGATCCGCGCGTGTTCAAAGTTCTGGATTTGGTTGGCGAGATGATCAAGAAACAGTTTGTTGAGCGCGCCGAGTTGCTGGAAATCTTATGA
- a CDS encoding thioredoxin family protein, translating into MTVKILGVGCPKCKTLEARVKNVARQHEIPCEIQKVTDLSQIMGYGVMMTPGLVINEQLKSAGAIPSDTQILQWLREV; encoded by the coding sequence ATGACCGTGAAAATCCTGGGCGTCGGCTGCCCGAAATGCAAAACCCTGGAAGCGCGAGTCAAGAACGTGGCCCGGCAGCATGAAATTCCCTGCGAGATTCAAAAGGTCACGGATTTGTCGCAAATCATGGGCTATGGCGTGATGATGACGCCCGGCCTGGTCATCAACGAGCAGCTCAAAAGCGCGGGCGCCATTCCCAGCGATACGCAAATTCTGCAATGGCTGCGGGAGGTGTGA
- a CDS encoding thioredoxin family protein, giving the protein MHKKIVLAIILIAGFFVASCGQQKSQNQTAPANSAAPHRSNNVAKITFVELGSVNCIPCKAMQPVMHSIAQKYGEQIQVVFYDVWTPAQQYYARDFNIRLIPTQVFLDQNGNEILRHQGFFAEEEIDRFLQAQGLKVLQRL; this is encoded by the coding sequence ATGCACAAGAAAATCGTTTTAGCTATCATACTAATCGCTGGTTTTTTCGTCGCCTCTTGCGGCCAGCAAAAATCGCAAAACCAAACGGCTCCTGCCAACAGCGCGGCTCCACACCGTTCGAACAATGTCGCAAAAATAACTTTTGTGGAATTAGGCTCGGTGAATTGCATCCCTTGCAAGGCCATGCAGCCGGTGATGCACTCGATTGCCCAAAAGTACGGCGAGCAAATTCAGGTGGTTTTCTACGACGTCTGGACGCCGGCGCAGCAGTACTATGCTCGCGACTTCAACATTCGCCTGATTCCGACGCAGGTGTTTCTGGATCAAAACGGCAATGAAATTTTACGCCACCAGGGCTTCTTCGCGGAAGAGGAAATCGACCGGTTTTTGCAGGCGCAAGGCTTGAAAGTTTTGCAAAGATTGTGA